The stretch of DNA CCTATTATTCTGTTTATGCACAATGTTTGGTCGATTTAACGGAGGTTGCTATGATTGCTTCTACGGACCAAGGATCGGGCGGTGGTATGGGAATGGGGGCAGGAAGTTCTAATAATTTGTCGGGCAATGCCGCTCTAGATAGTTTGGTGGATATTTTGTACGACGATAGTGTAACGGCAAGTGGAATTGGTGCCGATTTTACAATTAGCAAAATGCTTTTGTTAAAGGCTTTTTATGATCTTGAAATTAAAATTAAGGAAACAGAAAAGTATATCGAAAAAGACTTAAAAGAAATTGAATCAAAACAAGAATTAGCCAATTTGTTGACCGAAAAGGCCATTGATCCAGATACCAAAATGATCGAAACCTTAGAACAGGAGTTGGCAAATAATAACTTGAAGCCTAAGGATCGAACGCTCAAAAAGAAAAAGCTACATCAATTAAAAATTAGGCTCAAGCGTGAACATAACGAATTGAACAAAATAGAACAAGATTGGAAAAATGCTGAAAAAGCAGCCAAAACAAAAATTGAAAGCATTCGTGTCTTTATGAAAGATAATTTGTCTTTTGATACACCTTTGGAGTCCAATGAAGATATTTTGGAATATATAAAAGTTAATCTACAAACCTCTGAATATAGAGAAGAACAGGTCTACGAAAATCTTAATATTTTTAATGGCTTGGAACTCGATGGGGAATTTAGTCATAGCGAAAGTAATGGACTGATCGTTAATGTAACAGGAAGTGGAAAGTTTTCCTTGGATGAGTACGCAGAGGATATAGACATCAATAATGTAGATATTTTTATCGAAAAGAATGGTTTTGAAATAAAGGCCAAAGGCTTATCTTTTATTCAAGATTTTGATACCCTAGACCTAATGAGTGGTGTGTTGGTTACTCCAAAGATAGAAGGAGGAGAACATGTTGGGGTAAAAAATAAATACCATTTTGATGTATTTACTTTAAATAAGGATGAGGGAATTAAGTCGCTGATTGAAGACCAAAAACATTATGCCTTAAAGGGCGGAATGGAATAAATTGATGCTTTCAACTAGTGTTTTGATTTCTGGTAGAGCATTGTGGCGATGCAAGCAAATTCTTATGCGTTCTTTGCCTGCAGCAACCGTGGGCATTCGAATTGGGCGAACATCATATCCTTTGGCTGCTAATTGTTGACTTAATTCCAAAACGGCTTCATTGCCTGGCGTTAATAGACATTGAATAGGGCTAAGGCTATTGATATAATGGGCTTGTATTTGGGGCGATAGGAGCGATCGAAAATAATCAATACGTTCCTTTAATTCTTTGATGTAATCGGCTCCTTTTTTTTCTAATAAGCGATAAGCTTCCAATATGTGATGTGTACTATGAGGGCTAAGGGCAGTTGTATAAATAAGTGGTCGGGCATAATTTAATAGATAATCTTTTAATACCTTTGATCCTACCACTGCTGCACCATGTCCTCCCATTGCTTTTCCAAAAGTGTATATTCGAGCAAAAACTTCTTTATGGATACCTGTCTCTACGCATAAACCTTCTCCATAATGCCCACAAATACCTGTGCTATGGGCTTCGTCAACAACTAAATACGCTTGGTATTTTTGGCAAAGTGCCTGAATGGTTTTTAATGGCGCAGCATCTCCATCCATTGAATAAATAGACTCTACCAAAACAAAAATAGTTTTGCCTTGGTGTTCTTGGAGCAATTGCTCTAGTGCTGAGGTATTATTGTGGGCAAAAACAGAACTACGAGCAGGACTCAAGCGTATGCCATCATGGATACTTGCATGGACTAATTCATCGTATAAAATAACATCTGAGCGTCTAGGAATGGCACTTAATAGCCCCAGATTGGCATTGTATCCAGCATTAAAAACCAAGGCTGCTTCTCCTTGGTGAAATTCAGCAATTTTGTCTTCTAATGTTTCTAATAATTCATAATGTCCCGTCAATAATCTTGATCCTGTAGACCCCAACGGAAGCTGGGCAGATATTTCTGCTGCTTTTTTTTGCAATATGGGAGATTGAGCAAGACTTAAATAATCGTTAGAACAAAAGTCGATTAGATGCTCGTGCCTCTTTACGGTTCGTAGTGCTTTATTGGCTTTTCTTCTAGCTAAAAATGCCTGCATGCGTTCTTCTAATAACATGTTTTTTTATAATTTATTCTAAGCGAATTAGTTATAGTTGACAATCTTAAAAATTGTTGATATAGTTTGTATTGAATCGTTTGAAACTAAGAATTGTAGTATATTTGCCTTAACACTTCATTCAATTACAAACAAACACAAATGTACAAAATATATATTGGGGAGGTACCCGTTTTATTGGTTTCAAAAGACGAAGCTGCTTTATACAAAACAGGAAGTTTGAGAGATATGGTCGTTTATCATACTCTAAAGCGCAGAAAAAGCTTGCATCAGATTGTTGACAATTTAGAAAAAGGAACCAAAAGTTACGATTCTATTATTGTTATTTCTGAAGATTTACCGCAATTGAAAGAAGATTTTTTTACCATGTTCAAAATCCATAGAGCTGGGGGAGGTCTTGTATTTAATGACCAAGGAGAAGTTTTGGCCATCCACAGAATGGGACACTGGGATTTGCCCAAGGGCAAGGAGGAAAAAGGCGAGACAATAGAACAAACAGCCATTCGTGAAGTGCAGGAAGAAACGGGAATTCAGCAAATAGATTTAGGTGATTTTATTTGTGATACCTATCATACCTACAAAACCAAGTCAGGGAAACGCATCCTCAAATGGTCTACTTGGTATAAAATGACAACAACAGAAAAAGACCTAACGCCTCAAGAAGAAGAAGATATTGACTTAGCGGTTTGGTTGCCAATGAATGAATTGAAGGAAAAAAAGCCTATTTATAAAAACATACTAGATATATTGAACCACTTATAAATGAACACTGTATACTTAGCTTTAGGGACAAATGTAGGAAATCGTATTGCAAATTTGAACTTGGTACATCACTTAATTAGCCAGAATATTGGTATTGTATCCAAAGAATCTAGTATCTATCAAACGGCTGCATGGGGAGTAGAGGGACAAGAAGATTATTACAATCAAGTATTTTGTGTTAAAACCTCACTTAGTCCAGTCGATTTATTGCACAAATGCCAAGTCATAGAAAAAAAAATGGGCAGAATTCAAGCCATCAAATGGGCACCCCGAATTATAGATATAGACATTCTATTTTTTAATGATATGGTCTTGGCCAAAGACAACTTAAAAATTCCGCATTCGTTATTACAAGAACGAAATTTTGTACTAAAACCTTTGTCCGAAATTGCAGGAGAATGGGAACATCCTATTTTGAAAAAAACAATAACGGAGTTATTAGATGAATGCACGGATGATTTATCTGTTGTACCGCTAAAATTGGCAAATTAAATGTTATGAAAGAGGAAACTATGCACATTGCCAATGGAAACTATATTGTTATAGAGGGGAATATAGGAGCAGGAAAAACTTCTTTGAGCAAATTATTATCGACTGATCTTAATGCTCGTCTGATCTTAGAGGAGTTCTCTGACAATCCATTTTTGCCCCTTTTTTATAAAAATGCAGAACGTTATGCGTTTCCTGTCGAGTTGTTTTTTATGACAGAGAGGCACAAACAATTGCAAGATTTATTAATGAAGGGTAATTTATTCCAAAAGTATGTCGTTTCAGATTATATCTTTTCTAAAACGCTTCTCTTTGCTGGACAAAATTTGGTAGATGAAGAATTGAGGTTATTCCAACGTTTGTTTCATACCTTGAATGCTTCTTTCCCAAAACCTCATTTGTTGGTCTACCTACATCGATCCGTAGATAATTTGTTGACGAATATCTATAAAAGAGGAAGAGCATACGAACAGGATATTAGTGCTGCTTATTTATCAAAAATACAAAATGCTTATTTTGATTTTTTTAGAATGGTTGAACATGATTTATCCATTTTAGTATTGGATGTAGAAGGACTGGATTTCATTAATAATCCTGAACATTACCAAATGGTGGTTCAGCAAATAGAAAAAAAATACTCCAAGGGCTTACATCATTGGAAACTAGAACCTTCTAAAAATTAACGCTAATTTTTAAGAAATGCCCCAATAATGATTGTGAATCCTTTATAGATCGTAATATTAGTACACATAGTTTGTACTTTTGAAAAAAGTAACCTAAATTTATAGAAATGGCTTTTAAAGTATATACCAAAACAGGAGACAAAGGAACTACAGCACTCTTTGGTGGTGCTAGAGTACCTAAGAACCATATCCGTATAGAATCTTATGGAACAGTCGATGAATTAAATTCTTACATTGGTTTGATTCGAGATTCCTTAAGCGATGAACAACTGAAAATTGTCCTAAAAGAAATTCAGGATCGCTTATTTACTTTGGGAGCAATTTTAGCAACCGACCCCTCCAAAAAAAATGTTAAAACGCCAGATTTAAAAGATGAAGATGTTTCTTATCTAGAATCAGAAATTGACCAAATGGAAGAAAAATTAGAGCCATTAAAGTCATTTATTTTGCCTGGCGGACACCCAACCGTTTCATTTTGTCATATTGCCCGTTGTGTTTGCAGAAGAGCAGAACGAATGTGTGTTGCTCTAAATGAGAATGAATTGGTCTTGCCTGTTGTTATGCAATACCTAAATCGTTTGTCTGATTATTTGTTTGTATTAGGACGTTTTGTGGCAAAGAAATTAGATGCGGAAGAAGTTTGTTGGCTTCCTCGTCAATAAATTAGATAAGAGAAATATTGCTAGATTTAGATCCCTTAACAAAGTTTTAAGTTAAAATGGATTAGAAATTGTATACAAGAATAATTGTATCAATTTTGAAATGGTTTGTTGAAACAAGACAAAGGAAGTGAACACGATAGACTTAGTGTGCTCAACAAGTGGTGCGGCTCAGTGTTATTCGGTCATGGACTATGAACTTGAAGCTTACTTATAAGTAAGTCGTGGCATATACTGCTGCATAGTGCCTACTAAACTATGTAGCGAATTGGGTGGATTAGACCAATATAAAAAGAGGCTTATCAATGCCAGATCAACAAATTACTACATCTTAGTAACTCAAAACTAAATCAACTGCTATTCCATGTCTATGAAAAATGTGTTATTATTGATCATTAGCTGCTTAGTTTTCTATACCAAAGGATTGGCTCAACCTGAGGATAATTCTATTACCAGTAATAAAAATGTAAAAGAACTTATCCAAGATGCAGAGACCTACATCAATAAGCAACAATTTAAATTTGCAAAGATAGCGCTAGAAGCTGCTATTAAACAAAAGAAAAAATTTGTGATTGCTTATCGTTTGTTGGGTATTGTTAATGCTAAGCTGAGGAATCATGAGGAAGCAATCACAGCTTACGAAAAATTATTCGAATTGTCGCCCTCTCTTTCAAAAGCTGCTTATTTTGAATGTGCTCAGGTTTATATGAAAATGTATCAATACGATAAGGCGTTGGGCTATTTTCATTTGTACAAAAACGCTGCTTCTTCCGATTATAAAACAGATGAAAGCACCATTCAGATTGGTTATGATATGGTCTTAGGCCGAGAGATTATGAGCTGTCTTTATGCAAGAGAAGTTGACTTAAGAGCAATGAAGGAGGAGTCTTATAACCTTGGAACGGCAATCAATTCGGCTGCTGATGAATATTTACCCACCTTAACAGGAGATGGGCAGTGGCTTATTTTTACTTCTAATAGAGGAGGAGAAAATATTTTGATGAGTAAGCCCAACCTCAAGGGGAGCTGGGCGCAAGCTCGATCAATTTCTAAGGCAATTAATACGCCTAGAAATGAGGGAATGGCAAAGTTAACAGTTTGTGGTCGGATGATTTATTTTTCAGCTTGTGGCTGGGAAAATGTAGAGGGAGGTTGCGATATTTTTGAGGCAGATTTTGATACACAAAATGATTTTGCAGTGGTTGATGAGGTACGACCCTCTAAGGGGTTAAATAGCAAAAAGTGGGACTCTCAACCTGCCATTAGTTGTGATGGAAAAACAATGTATTTTTCTTCTAATCGCAAAAATGGACAAGGAGGCACCGATTTATGGATGAGTACATTGGCTGATGATGGTCTCTGGGAACCACCTGTGAATATGGGCGAATTAATTAATACGACAGGTGATGAAGAGGCACCTTATATTGCACCAGATGGCATTACGCTTTATTTCTCGTCTGATGGTCATCCTGGTTTTGGTGAGGCTGATATTTTTAGAACGGTATTGCAAGAGGATGGTACTTGGTCTAAGCCTGTTAATTTGGGACATTCTGTAAATACTCCTTTTCGAGAGGCAGGGATTGTTATTAGTCCTGATGGAACGAGAGCTTATTATGCTTCTGCACAGGATGGAGGACAAGGAGGTTTGGATATTTATACCATAGCAATGCATCCTGATATTGCTCCTGAAAAAGCGAATGTAATGGTAGATGCTTATGTGTATGATGCTGCTACCAAAGAACCTATTCATAATGTAAAAGTAAAAATAGGAAAGTCTGGGGCAAAAAAACAAGAATTAAAAACAGATGAGCATGGGCGTTTTTTCGCCTGTTTGCCAGACAACAACTCTTACTCCTATATTCTAATGAATCCTAATTATCAAACTTTTGTGGGAGCAGAGTTTTTTAGAAGAAATCCCGATGAACCTACCAAAAAAATTGAAGTGTTTTTAATTCCAAGCACCAAAAAAGTTGAAGCAAAAATTCCTCCTAAACGGAAAGTACGAAAAAATTTATCGGTCTATTTTGATTCTGGAAAATATAATATAACAGCAATCCAAAAGGAACAACTGGAACGAATGGTCAATCAATTTGAGGATAAGTCAACCATCAAACTAAAAGTTACAGGCTTTGCAGATGATGTAGGAAACAAAGATTTTAATTTGGCTTTATCAGTAGAACGGGCAAAGATGGTGGCGGATTATTTGATTAGTCTTGGTTTGAATACAGGACAAGTAGAGCATAGTGGTGGTGGTGTTGTTCAAGGGGATATTGCTAAACATCAGAAACGAAGAGTTGAGATTATCATTTCTAACTAGGGGACTACCTGCCAGAATTAAATAAAAAGGAATATAATATTTCATTCCCTAAATTATTTATGATACTTCCTTCATATTTTGGATAATGCTTAAAAAAAAGGTATCTTTATCAAAGTTCTGATAAGTATCTTAGGGGGGAGAAAACTAAATCAGATCGAACTTCAATCAATTAATACTTACTTGGGTATACCACAACCTATGTTTAATCCTTTTTTATGAAAGATATTCAAATCGAGAAAAAAACGTCATTGTCACCAGATCAATTGGAATTTGCGGCTTCTATTTTAAAAGCTGTAGCACACCCTATCCGTTTATCCATTTTGCAATTATTAGACAACGAAGACCGATTATCTGTGAATGAGATTTGTGAAAGAATAAAAAGTGAGCAATCTTTGACCTCTCATCATTTATCGAATATGAAGTTGAAAGGGATTTTAGGAAGCAAGCGAGAAGGACAGCGTGTCTATTATTACCTAAAATTACCCGCTTTAAATAATTTACTATCTTGTTTAGATACATGTGTTAACTGCTTCTAGGATAGTTACTATCTTAAGAAATGTTAAAAAGGAAACGCTGTAGGCAGAAGCTTGCAGCGTTTTTTTTTATACTACCGTTTTAATTGTATATTTAAATAGCGGACTAAATATTTTCATTCTTGGATGATTTTCTCTCTATCGTATGAAATATTAAGCAATGCACCCTCTTCTTCTTATTTAATGATGTTGCTTGGTTCGTTATTAGCTAGCTTGCGCAACTGTTTTTATAACTCTATAAAATATAACAAGCACTCCATTTATTATGCTTAAGGTACTAACTTTTACTTAATTGTTAAAAGAATAAAACATTAGGCAGTGTGTTGATCTTCATGCGTTTGTTTGGGGGCGATGCAATGAATTATTGATTTTTTATTCATGGATAAAATTAATAAGAGAAATATGCCATTACAAAACAATTGGTTATTGGTATTGCTGACCATTATTATCTATACCCCTATAAAGGCACAATTTTATGTTAATATGGAAGGTGGCTTAAAATGGGATATTGTACAAACTTATGCTTCTAAGGGGGATTTTGAGTTTGTTAAACAACCTGATTTTGTAGGAGGAGCTAGACTGGGCTATGAAATTAATCCTTACCTTGCCTTAGAGTTAGGAGTCTATGTGCATCAACTAAATAATAATTACATTTATCGATTGGATGGAGTTAGTTGGTTGGAGGAAGAACAATGGTTGCCTGCCCAACTTTTGCAATTTCCGATTCGGCTGCGTACAACCATTTTTACCATTCAAAAAAAACTATCCATTCACCCTTATTTGGGCTTAGCGATATTGGTTCATCGACATGAAACAGGGCGTTATGAATGGCGTTTTCAGCAGCAGGCAATTGAAGATCCTACCCATCGTTCTTCGTTTCGGTATGAATATGCAGCAGCATTTAAATCTCGTTATTTAATGTTGGGCGAAGCTGGTTTAATAGGACAATATAAGGTTACTCGTCATTTTAGCATTACGCTTGCTTTAGGGTTTACAATGGGAAGTACTGCTATTCATGAATCATTATTGTATTGGCAAAGAAAGATGCCATCAATTGAGGATGACGGTGTTTTGAACGCCCAATATAAGGGAGATCAGATTACGTTAATGTTAGGGGTTCAATGCCTATTTAAGAGATAGTTTTTGATGTTTCAACATTTTTTACTAATTTAAAAATGCATCTGTATTTTTTTGGAACTCAAAACAAACTCCCTAATGACGATACCTAATATGCGGCTTAAATTTTATATAGGATCTATTCTTATTATAGGATTGCTTGTAGCACTGGCTAAGTTTTACTCTCTTTATGTACTTTGGGCATTTGTTTTTGTTGGTCCGATAATATTGATGGGAATCTATGATGTACTGCAAAATAAGCATGCCATTCGAAAAAATTACCCTTTATTAGGTCGATTGAGGTATACCTTAGAAACCTTTCGCCCTGCTATTCAACAATATTTTGTGGAAGATGACCTAAATGGCAAGCCATTTAGTAGAAGAAAACGCTCCTTAGTTTATCAACGGGCCAAGCAAGAAAATGAAACGGTTCCTTTTGGTACTCAGATTGACATTTATGATGAAGGGTATGAATGGATGGTGCATTCTGCTTATCCGTTGGATGCCTCTAAAATGGATCGATCTCCTAGGGTACGAGTAGGTGGAAAGGATTGCAAACAACCTTATGAATTGAGTTTGTACAATATTTCGGCTATGAGTTATGGCTCTTTGAGTGCCAATGCAGTTACTGCTATGAACAAGGGAGCAAAAAAGGGAAAATTTGCCCATAATACAGGAGAAGGTGGAGTTAGCCCTTATCATCAACAAGGGGGCGATTTGATTTGGCAGTTGGGAACAGGATATTTTGGAGCTAGAGCTGCTGATGGGAACTTTGACCCTCAAAAATACAAAAAAACGGTAGCGCAGGAATGCATTAAAATGATAGAGCTTAAATTGTCTCAAGGGGCTAAGCCTGGAAAAGGAGGGATCTTACCAGCGATTAAGAATACAGTCGAAATTGCTGGGATCAGAGGCGTAAAACCACATGAACCTGTCCTTTCTCCCTCGTATCACAAAGCGTTTAATAGCCCAGAAGGATTGATGCATTTTGTGCAAGAACTAAGAGATTTATCAGGGGGCAAACCCGTAGGGTTTAAGCTTTGTATTGGTAGTGAGAAAGAGTTTTATGATATGTGCAAAGCTATGATTAAGACCAATATTTGTCCCGATTTTATTACGATTGATGGAGGAGAAGGTGGAACGGGGGCTGCTCCTGTAGAATTTTCGGATTCTTTGGGGATGCCCATGAAGGATGGTTTGTCTTTTGCTGTTGATACGTTGCGAGGGTTTAATCTCAAAAAGGATATTGTTGTAATTGCTGCTGGTCGGATAACTTCTGCTTTTGATCTTGTCAAAGCCTTAGCTTTAGGGGCAGATGCTTGTTATAGTGCTAGGGCTATGATGATGGCAGTGGGCTGTATTCAAGCCTTAGAATGTCACACCAATCAATGCCCAACAGGGGTTGCTACACAGGACAAAAAATTAATGAAAGGTCTGGATGTTGAAGATAAATCAGATCGAGTATATCATTTTCATAAAAAAACGCTGTATGCTTTTGTGGATATGATGGCAGCCGCAGGAATTGATCACCCATCTAAGATTAAACGCAAGCATATTTTTGAGCGAACAACGATTGGAATGGTTCGCCGTTATGACCAATTGTATCCCAACATTCCAATAGGTTGTTGTCTGAATACAGATGAAATACCTGAGGTGTTCAAAAAAGAAATGCTCATGTTACTAGAGGATGCAGAATAATTGTGCTTAGGAATTGCTGTTATAAAATAAATAGATGCTGCCTAAAGCTTATGGTGCTTGGTCTTTTTTTATGTTGTGGAAAAACTGCGCAAACTCAGGTTGATTTTGAGCTGATGGAACAACAGATGATTGATAATTATCAAATTTTAAAAGAGGCCTATGAGAATGGGAACCCTGAGCGACAACAAATTTTTGGCAAAAAACTGAAACGTCAAATTATGTTTGCTTTGTTGCAAAAAGGGAGTTATTATTATCCTTTTTTTAGATTGCGGAGATACATTCAAATGGTGGAATCTCAAGATAAAAAAATTCGCATTTTTAGCTGGGATGGAATGGTTGGAGGGAATTGGCGAAAAATGTATTCCATTGCTCAATTTAGAGGCGTTCAAAATCAATCCTATTTTAAGATATTATCGGATGGAGAACAAATCGTTCATCGTTATCAAGATGTTTGCATCCATGCCATTCATCAAGTCCCTGCTCCCCAAAATAATGGCAGTTACTATGTAGTAATTGGAAAGGGAAGCCATGCCAAGGGACAGCAACATACCACTGTTCGTGTATTTTACTTTTCTCATAATGAATTATTGGAGTGTAGCGATTGTTTTGAACAAGGGGAAACTTATTGGACAATTAATAGTTCTATCTATTATCCCATTGATCTAACCTACGATTCTAAACGGAAACAAATTCGTTATTTAAAGCCAACTTATGATCCCAAAACAGGGAATCGCCAAAGAGGGAGGTATCATAGATTGTATTGGCGAGAAGGGAAGTTTAGTGCAGATGGAAATTAGCACTAAAATTTTCTCTGATTGGGAAACTAAATAAGAGAACTTGGCGGTTAATAGATGAGAATGTTTATCGATAAATTAAAAATCAAAACCCTTTATGTTGGACGTTGGCTTAATGTTGTTTTTGTTTCTGCTTGTACCTGTTTTATTAGAAGTTGGCACTCGATTACTTTTTTACTTTTCAAGTTTTTCAACAATAAAAAAAGAATGGCTTCTATTGGTGGATACCTTAAAAATAACTACTTATGCTTCTCCCAAAAACGCTTTTAAAGAGTCCATTAATGGGTTTAAATTAACTGCTTCAGGCAGAGTTGACCAGCATAATGTTTTTCTTGCTTGGTCCAAACCTATGAGAGATAACCAAGGAAAGATGTTTTGTAAAGTAGAGCTAAAAAATCCTAGGAAGGTGAGCTTAGATTTATGCAAAGGGGTTAGCCTTTTAAAAAGGGGAAATATGCAAGTAGAGGATGCCTATTTTCAAGAAAAGTTTAAAATTTCAACCAATAATGAAGCTGGAATGCAGCAAGTCCTAACGGATGATATTTTGCAAAAGATCAGAAGGGTTTTCGCCACAGAATTAGAGGCAACACTAAAAATTGAATGCGTAAAAAATCAGAGCAGCAACAACGACCTTATTTTAGATGTTGGCGATCAATACTTTTTAGTCTATTCCAATTTAAATTATCAAATAAAAAATAAAACGGATCGCTTATTTATAGAAAGAACCTTAGGGGCGATGCTTGATATAGCTCAAAGAATAGATGCCTTAAACTAATTAATCTATTTTTACGATTTTATCAATGTAAATTTGATTCGTGGTTTTTGTTTGAATAAAATAAACCCCTTTTTCTAAACGACTAAGATCAATCTCTAGCGAATTCTTAAAGGCAGCGACTTTTTCGCCAACAGCATTAAAAACAACAATTTCTAAATTTTGCTTAAGGTTGCTAGTCGCCCTTAACTTTCCTTTGGTAGGGTTGGGATAGAATTGAATAATAGAAGCGGCTGTATTATTAGTTCTAATTGGCGTAACATTACTACAATTTAAGGTATGTTGTTGGAAAAATGACCAAATTAGGTGGGTGGCATCAATAGCGCTAGAACTTGGGTCGCCCGATGCGGTCTGAGGCCCCCCTGGCCAAGAGTGCCCGCCATCTTGTGTTGCATAGTGATGGATTTCAGAGCTGCAGTTGCAAGCCCTCCATTTTACCAATGTATAATTGGAATTGTTGACAAGGGTATCTTGGGGAACTGTGCAAGAATTAATTGCTGCCCACGTATTAATAACAGAATCCTGCGGAAGATTGTAATGGCTAGATGGTCCATTTCCAATTCCACCTGAATAAGGGATATGAGTATCTAAATAAGAATGGAAATTAATCACTGGAACAGGGCGAAGGGGGGAACAGTTGGAAATGCTCATTGAGGCAGCGACAGGAGCAATAGCAGCAATTCTGTTGGATAGTTCGCAGGCTAGACGATAGGTCATAAAACCTCCATTTGACATCCCTGTAACATAAATTCGGTTGCTATCTATAGCGTATTGTTGACTTAGACTGTCCAATAAGACCTCAATAAAACCAACATCATCTACCGCAGTATTACTAGCAAAACCACAGCACCAGCCTGCATTCCAAGAACTCGCATTAAGAAAGCCTCCCTTTACACCTTCAGGATAAACAACCACAAAATTTTCAGCATCGGCTTTTAGGCTTAATTGGGAAGTCGCTTGCATGCTATATGCATTCCCAAATCCTCCATGCATTGCTACAACTAATGGCAATGGATTTAGCCCCGTATAGCCCGCAGGCAAATGTAGAAGATAGGTTCTATTATAATTACCATGGCTTAAGCTATCGTATTGAGCTGTTGCAATCATTGGGATTAAGAAAACTAGAGGTAACAAGAAATAGAATCGTAAGGATGAAGTTGGTGACATAATGTACTGGAAAATAGATTTAAAAATAGCAGACGATTAGTGTAGAATAAAGACCCATCTTAGAACGAAAGGTTTAAACTAAAATGAAGGTTTATCTTAATTTTTAAGTTCTTTGACAACCCGAACAGAGCTTGCGACCTCACGAATCCAGCTTGCTGGCTTGTGAGTGATAACGAACCGACCTTAGGGAGCTCATAAGCACTAGCGCACTAGCTAACCTAGCAGCGCAGCTAAACAGAGTGAGTAACAAGGCTCACACAATGAGCCTACAATCAATTTTTATAATAAAAAAAACAGCTAAAAGATACCCCCTTAGCTGTTTTATATCACGAATTAATTCGTTCTATCTAATTTTCTTCCAAGCTTTCCAATTCCATTTCGGCGGTCTCCCATTTTTCCATGGTTTCTGCAAGCTTTACTTTGGTAAGTTCGTATTTTGCCACGGCAGTATCATATTCAGGTGTTCCAAAAATAGACATGTCTGCCATGGTCGCCTCATATTTTTTTAAGTCCTCTTCCAAACGATTAATTTTGCGTTCAGCATTTTGAATATCTTTTTTGAGTTGTTTTAGTCGTTGGTGATATTCTTTCCC from Aureispira anguillae encodes:
- a CDS encoding extracellular catalytic domain type 1 short-chain-length polyhydroxyalkanoate depolymerase — its product is MIATAQYDSLSHGNYNRTYLLHLPAGYTGLNPLPLVVAMHGGFGNAYSMQATSQLSLKADAENFVVVYPEGVKGGFLNASSWNAGWCCGFASNTAVDDVGFIEVLLDSLSQQYAIDSNRIYVTGMSNGGFMTYRLACELSNRIAAIAPVAASMSISNCSPLRPVPVINFHSYLDTHIPYSGGIGNGPSSHYNLPQDSVINTWAAINSCTVPQDTLVNNSNYTLVKWRACNCSSEIHHYATQDGGHSWPGGPQTASGDPSSSAIDATHLIWSFFQQHTLNCSNVTPIRTNNTAASIIQFYPNPTKGKLRATSNLKQNLEIVVFNAVGEKVAAFKNSLEIDLSRLEKGVYFIQTKTTNQIYIDKIVKID
- a CDS encoding FMN-binding glutamate synthase family protein, translated to MTIPNMRLKFYIGSILIIGLLVALAKFYSLYVLWAFVFVGPIILMGIYDVLQNKHAIRKNYPLLGRLRYTLETFRPAIQQYFVEDDLNGKPFSRRKRSLVYQRAKQENETVPFGTQIDIYDEGYEWMVHSAYPLDASKMDRSPRVRVGGKDCKQPYELSLYNISAMSYGSLSANAVTAMNKGAKKGKFAHNTGEGGVSPYHQQGGDLIWQLGTGYFGARAADGNFDPQKYKKTVAQECIKMIELKLSQGAKPGKGGILPAIKNTVEIAGIRGVKPHEPVLSPSYHKAFNSPEGLMHFVQELRDLSGGKPVGFKLCIGSEKEFYDMCKAMIKTNICPDFITIDGGEGGTGAAPVEFSDSLGMPMKDGLSFAVDTLRGFNLKKDIVVIAAGRITSAFDLVKALALGADACYSARAMMMAVGCIQALECHTNQCPTGVATQDKKLMKGLDVEDKSDRVYHFHKKTLYAFVDMMAAAGIDHPSKIKRKHIFERTTIGMVRRYDQLYPNIPIGCCLNTDEIPEVFKKEMLMLLEDAE